The following are from one region of the Shinella sp. PSBB067 genome:
- a CDS encoding chromosome partitioning protein ParB: MARAKKKPALELIEFSRARDIPFNRIRLSHDNVRETDVEAGLDDLAYDVERREDLIQGINVRAILDADGNETGDFETPAGGRRFRVIARLVERGRFPADGLVPCIVKKANAKTSAIDDSLAENTFRLALHPLDQFKAFKRMVDGGMTNAEVASAYFTTERYVDQRLALAKVSPTLHAVYTENSMTLAMLESFTAHPDHARQEQVWDAVRQSHHREPWRIRNMLTETSVPASDKRVLFIGLDTYVAAGGPVLPRYLFDDEEDGWLDDVPLLDRLVAEKLKGVAAAVAAEGWKWVSADLYLPYGHQYGLRPIPGEIDDLTEEENAAFLALRDEHADLEDKYHAVDELPREIDYRLAELEKQIEAFERRRVIYDPAEIAIAGVFVTVDEDGELVVDRGWVRPEDEPTASVEGETPEIEGDGDADGVTTSDVQHAVITVGGQPVEFDEEEDMIRPLPEKLVAELTAHRTVALSDAVAANPHIAMTALLHRLVRDRFKRSPRGATVQVEVQEVYFREQGIDLKNSPYAKSVAERHAGWKAGIPADDDALWDWLDALDLDSRLALLAHCVSYGINALYERPNPHSATGISEYDLRTRMAEADRLARVTGLDMAEAGFRPTVTNYLGRVTKSRIHEAVHEALGEETARLIDHMKKDEMARQAERLLADTGWLPEPLRLFVEEPAADMQAVAQEDDVALPEFLAGDDKADASNDPVVLVAAE, encoded by the coding sequence ATGGCCCGAGCCAAGAAGAAGCCTGCCCTCGAACTGATCGAGTTCTCGCGAGCGCGCGACATTCCCTTCAACCGCATCCGTTTGTCCCACGACAATGTGCGCGAAACCGATGTCGAAGCCGGTCTCGACGATCTCGCCTATGACGTCGAACGACGCGAAGATCTGATCCAGGGCATCAACGTCCGCGCCATCCTCGATGCCGACGGCAACGAGACCGGAGATTTCGAGACGCCGGCCGGCGGCCGCCGTTTCCGCGTCATCGCCCGGCTGGTGGAGAGGGGCCGCTTCCCCGCCGATGGTCTGGTTCCCTGCATCGTCAAGAAAGCCAACGCCAAGACATCGGCCATCGACGACTCGCTCGCCGAGAACACGTTCCGGCTCGCGCTTCATCCGCTCGACCAGTTCAAGGCATTCAAGCGGATGGTCGACGGCGGCATGACCAACGCCGAGGTCGCGAGTGCTTATTTCACCACGGAGCGCTATGTGGATCAGCGCCTTGCACTGGCGAAGGTCTCGCCCACGCTCCATGCCGTCTATACAGAGAACAGCATGACGCTGGCGATGCTCGAGTCGTTCACCGCGCACCCGGATCACGCACGGCAGGAACAGGTCTGGGACGCCGTCCGGCAATCCCACCATCGCGAGCCCTGGCGCATTCGCAACATGCTGACCGAGACCAGCGTTCCCGCATCCGACAAGCGGGTGCTCTTCATCGGCCTCGACACCTATGTGGCGGCCGGCGGGCCGGTTCTGCCGCGTTACCTCTTCGACGATGAGGAAGACGGCTGGCTCGACGATGTGCCGCTTCTCGATCGCCTCGTCGCCGAAAAGCTTAAAGGGGTCGCTGCGGCGGTGGCCGCCGAAGGCTGGAAGTGGGTCTCGGCGGACCTCTATCTTCCATACGGCCATCAGTATGGGCTGCGACCCATCCCGGGCGAAATCGATGATTTGACCGAGGAAGAAAATGCGGCCTTCCTGGCGCTGCGCGACGAACACGCCGACCTCGAAGACAAATATCATGCGGTCGACGAACTGCCGCGCGAAATCGACTATCGTCTTGCGGAGCTTGAAAAGCAGATCGAGGCCTTCGAGCGTCGCCGGGTTATCTACGACCCCGCCGAGATTGCCATCGCCGGCGTCTTCGTCACTGTCGATGAGGATGGCGAGCTCGTTGTCGATCGCGGCTGGGTCCGTCCCGAGGACGAGCCGACCGCGTCCGTCGAGGGCGAAACGCCGGAGATCGAGGGCGACGGGGATGCCGACGGCGTGACCACGTCCGATGTCCAGCACGCCGTGATCACCGTCGGCGGTCAGCCGGTCGAGTTCGACGAGGAAGAGGACATGATCAGGCCTCTTCCCGAGAAGCTCGTCGCCGAGCTGACGGCACACCGCACCGTTGCGTTGAGCGACGCCGTGGCCGCCAATCCGCATATCGCCATGACGGCGCTGCTGCATCGTCTCGTACGCGACCGCTTCAAGCGGTCTCCGAGAGGCGCGACCGTTCAGGTCGAGGTTCAGGAAGTCTACTTCCGCGAACAGGGCATCGATCTCAAGAACAGCCCCTATGCGAAGTCGGTGGCAGAACGGCACGCCGGCTGGAAGGCAGGTATTCCGGCCGATGATGACGCTCTCTGGGATTGGCTCGACGCCCTCGATCTCGATAGCCGGCTGGCTCTTCTCGCTCATTGCGTGTCCTACGGCATCAACGCGCTCTACGAGCGGCCGAATCCGCACAGTGCCACCGGCATTTCTGAATACGACCTTCGCACCCGTATGGCCGAGGCCGACCGCCTTGCCCGCGTCACGGGTCTCGACATGGCGGAGGCCGGCTTCCGTCCTACCGTCACGAACTACCTCGGCCGCGTGACCAAGTCCCGCATCCACGAAGCCGTGCATGAGGCGCTGGGCGAAGAAACAGCGCGTCTCATCGACCACATGAAGAAGGATGAGATGGCGCGTCAGGCCGAACGCCTCCTGGCCGACACCGGCTGGCTGCCGGAACCGCTTCGCCTCTTTGTCGAGGAGCCGGCCGCCGACATGCAGGCAGTAGCCCAGGAAGATGATGTGGCGCTGCCGGAGTTCCTTGCCGGCGATGACAAGGCGGATGCGTCCAACGATCCGGTGGTTCTCGTCGCCGCCGAATGA
- a CDS encoding antitoxin of toxin-antitoxin stability system yields MSKVIETKVYQLAELSDAARENARAWYREGGFDYDWYATIFDDFEQICEILGVRLKARAVRLMGGGTRQQPRIYFTGFWSQGDGACFEAFYSYRKNASRDIRGHAPKDDRLHAIADGLQTVQRRNFYQLRADVSHRGHYYHAYCMAISVERDSPTWQGMTAHAGEIVTEALRDLADWLYRQLEREYEYLTSDESVEETIIANEYTFTEAGRRFG; encoded by the coding sequence ATGAGTAAGGTGATCGAGACGAAGGTCTATCAACTTGCTGAGCTATCCGACGCCGCCAGGGAGAACGCCCGAGCATGGTATCGAGAGGGCGGCTTCGACTATGACTGGTACGCTACCATCTTCGATGATTTCGAGCAGATTTGCGAAATCCTCGGCGTTCGCCTGAAGGCGCGCGCCGTCCGGCTGATGGGCGGCGGAACCCGGCAGCAGCCACGCATCTACTTCACCGGCTTCTGGTCGCAAGGGGACGGCGCCTGCTTCGAGGCGTTCTATTCCTACCGGAAGAACGCCTCGCGCGACATCCGGGGCCATGCCCCGAAGGACGACCGCCTGCATGCCATCGCCGACGGTTTGCAGACCGTCCAGCGACGGAATTTCTATCAGCTCCGCGCTGATGTCAGCCACCGTGGCCACTACTATCACGCCTATTGCATGGCGATCTCTGTCGAGCGGGACAGTCCGACCTGGCAGGGCATGACCGCCCATGCCGGGGAGATCGTGACCGAGGCGCTGCGCGATCTCGCTGACTGGCTCTACCGGCAGCTCGAACGCGAATACGAATACCTGACCTCGGATGAGTCCGTCGAGGAGACCATCATCGCGAACGAATATACCTTCACCGAAGCCGGCCGTCGCTTCGGCTGA
- a CDS encoding antirestriction protein, with translation MTLQTSARHFATLVPYDRRENFLPTLFGLRHLIIAENAVYHFMERLSPYDYGGGFWDFFELRGRPLFLAPTSRKRMRIESGITEFRGEVSAEAAGIIATLFVLSHLSIQYESDHLAEGYHRLHDYLDGHPEASAIYQAID, from the coding sequence ATGACGCTCCAGACCAGCGCACGCCACTTTGCGACCCTTGTACCGTATGATCGTCGCGAAAACTTCCTGCCGACATTGTTCGGTCTCCGGCACCTCATAATCGCGGAAAACGCCGTCTATCATTTCATGGAGCGGCTCAGTCCTTATGACTATGGCGGCGGTTTCTGGGATTTTTTCGAGCTCCGGGGCCGGCCTCTGTTCCTCGCGCCTACGTCCCGCAAGCGCATGCGGATCGAAAGCGGGATCACCGAGTTCCGTGGCGAGGTCTCCGCGGAGGCCGCGGGCATCATCGCGACCCTGTTCGTCCTGTCGCACCTCTCCATCCAATACGAATCCGATCATCTCGCCGAAGGCTATCATCGCCTCCATGACTATCTGGACGGACATCCCGAAGCATCGGCGATCTATCAGGCAATCGATTGA